Within Methyloversatilis discipulorum, the genomic segment CCAGCGTGCGCAGGGTGATCATGCCGCCGCCGGCGCGAAGCGCAGCGCCACGCCGTTGTTGCAGTAGCGCTTGCCGGTCGGCGCCGGGCCGTCGTTGAACAGGTGGCCCTGATGGCCGCCGCAGCGCGCACAGTGATACTCGGTACGCGGCAGGATGAGCTTGTAGTCGGTCTTCGTGCCCAGCGCCCCCGGCAGCGCGGTGTGGAAGCTGGGCCAGCCGGTGCCGCTTTCGTACTTGGCGTCCGACGAGAACAGCGCGAGGTCGCAGCCGGCGCAGTGATAGGTGCCGCGGCGCTTCTCGGCATTGAGCGGGCTGCTGCCCGGACGCTCGGTGTCTTCTTCGCGCAGCACGGCGTACTGCGCCGGCGTCAGGCGCTTCTTCCACTCGGCGTCGCTCAGTTTGAGCGGCGCCGGCGTCTCGGCGCGCAGCGGCAAGGTGGTGAGGCCCAGGCCGTGCAGCGCAAACAGGCCGAGCAGTTGGCGGCGGTTCATCGTGTGTCCTCCACGGTGTCGTCCCTGTGCGGAACTGACTGTCGGACGCCGGAGCGCCGGGCGGGGTTCCGCCGGCGCCGCGTCCTGGTTCGATACCACAGCAGACCGTGCGCGGTGGCGAATGCTTACATCGGCGTGCGGTGACGCCCACCCATGACGGCCGCGTGCATTCCGGGCAGAATGCCAGCGCCGTATCCCACCACCCGTGCGGAGCCCAAGAACATGAACGATGCGGACGAGCTGCCTAACGTAAAGAACGACACGGACGAGAACCGTCGTCCGAAAGACGACGCGGACGGAAACCGTCGTCCGAAAGACGATACGGACGAAAACCGGCGTCCGATTGCCGCCCGCTCGGCCGGCTGGGCACAGCGCAGTGCGGCCTGGCTGGCGCGCACCGACGTGACGCCGAACCAGATTTCAGTGGTCAGCATCCTGTTCGCGGCGGCCGGTGCGGCGCTGCTGCTGTGGTCGCCGACGCCCGCCGGGCTGGTCGGCTGCGCGCTGGCGATACAGGGGCGGCTGATCTGCAATCTGCTGGACGGCATGGTGGCGGTCGAGGGTGGCAAGAAGTCGGCGCTCGGTGCGCTGTACAACGAATTTCCGGACCGCGTCGCCGACTCGCTGCTCATCGTCGCGCTCGGTTATGCCGTCGGCTGGCCGGCGCTGGGCTGGTTCGGCGCACTGGCGGCGGCGCTGACCGCCTACGTACGCGTGTTCGGCGGCGCGCTCGGGCAGGCGCAGAGCTTCCGCGGGCCGATGGCCAAGCAGCACCGGATGGCGGTGATGACCGCCGCCTGCCTGATCGGCGCCGGCGAACTGGCCTGGGCCGGCAGCCAGTGGGCGCTGCAGGCGGCCTGCGTGGTGATCGCCGCAGGATCCGTCCTCACCTGCGTCACGCGCACGCAGGGCATCGCGCGCCAGCTCACCGCGGCGGGGCCGACATGCTGATCTCTGCGCTGCTGATCGGCCTCACCCGCGCACTGGTGGGGGCCGCACCGCGCTGGCAAGGCAGTGCGCCGTCGCCGGCGCAGCGCATCTACTTCGCCAACCACTCCAGCCATGTCGACACGCTGGCGCTGTGGTCGGCGCTGCCGCGCGAACTGCGCCGGCACACGCGGCCGGTGGCGGCCGCCGACTACTGGAACACCGACGCGGTGCGCCGCTGCATCGCGGTGCGCGGGCTGAACGCGGTATTCATCGAGCGCCAGCGCAGCGAGGCGACGAAAGACCCGCTGGCACCGCTGACCGAAGCGCTCGCCGCCGGCGATTCGCTGATCATCTTCCCGGAAGGCACGCGCAACCTGCAGCCGCTGCCGGGGCCGTTCAAGGCCGGGCTGTTCCATCTCGCGGAGCGTTTCCCGGACGTCGAACTGATACCCGTGTACCTGGAAAACCTGCACCGCTGCATGCCCAAGGGCTCCTTCTTCCCGGTGCCGCTGATCTGCACCGTGCGCTTCGGCGCGCCACTCGCCCGCATCGCTGGCGAAGACAAGGCGGACTTTCTCGAACGCGCCCGGCAGGCGGTGATCGATCTGGCCTGAACGGCCGCGCGACAACAACAAAGGGGATGCAATGAGCGCACAGGACAAGTTCTACTGGCTGATGGGCGGCATCGGTGCCGTGCTGCTGCTGTCGTCCATGATCGGCTGGGTGCTGTCGCGGCGCGTCAGCGGTGAATCGGGGCGCGCCGTGGTCGACAACCTCAATGCGCGCATCAAGGCCTGGTGGATCATGGTGGCCGTGTTCGCGGTCGCCTTCATGCTTGGCAAAATGGCCACCATCGTCATGTTCGCGCTCATCTCATGGTTCGCGCTACGCGAGTTCATGACGCTGACGCCGACCCGACCGGGTGACCACCGCGCGCTGTCGGTGTCCTTCTTCATCGCGATTCCGCTGCAGTACGCGTTGATCGCCGACGAGTGGTACGCGCTGTTCTCGATCCTGATTCCGGTCTACGGCTTCCTGCTGCTGCCTTCGCTGTCGGTGCTGGCACAGGACACCGAGCACTTCCTCGAACGCGCCGCCAAGATCCAGTGGGGCGTCATGCTGACCATCTATTGCATCAGCCACGTACCGGCGCTGCTGCTGCTCGACATCCCCGACTACGCCGGCCAGAACGCGCTGCTGCTGTTCTACCTGCTGCTCGTCGTGCAGCTGAGCGACGTGCTGCAGTATGTGTTCGGCAAGCTGTTCGGCAAGACCAAGATCGCGCCGGTGGTGAGCCCGTCCAAGACCGTCGAAGGTTTTGTCGGCGGCGCGCTGTCGGCCACCGCGATCGGCGCCGCGATGTGGTGGATCACCCCCTTCTCGCCGCTGCAGGCGGCCGGCATGTCGGCCGCCATCGTCATCATGGGTTTCCTCGGCGGGCTGGTGCTGTCGGCGGTCAAGCGCAGCCTCGGCGCGAAGGACTGGGGCAGCATGATCCAGGGGCACGGCGGCATGATGGACCGCATGGATTCGGTCAGCTTCGCCGCACCGGTGTTCTTCCACCTCACACGCTATTTCTTCACCCCCTGAATCTTCACCCCCTGAATCTTCACGCCCTGATCGTTCGCTGACGACACGTTTACGCCGCGTATACAGCGGCGCCCGCGATTTATAGACCGTCTTTGCACGCGTCCTCCTAGTCTTCGCACATCGTCTGCGGAGGAATCATGATGGGAACGCTGTACGGAATCTGCGCCGCGCTGGTCGTGGCGCTGTTCGTCTATTTGCTGTGGGCGCTGTGGCGCGCGGAGGATCTGTGATGACCGCCCAGATGTGGATGCTGCTGGGCGGCTTCGTGCTGGCCGTCTGGCTGATCGCGCTGCCGCTGGGCCGCTGGCTGGCCCTGGTGTCTGAACGGGCGCCGCGTCCGTTTGCCGGCATCGAGTCGGCGCTGCTGCGCGCCTGCGGTGTGAGCGGCGAAGAACAGGGCTGGCGCGGCTATGCCGGTGCGCTGCTGCTGTTCAACCTGATCGGCGTGATCGCGCTGTACGCGCTGCAGCGGCTGCAGCCCGAACTGCCGCTGAACCCGCAGCAGTTCGCCGCGCCGACCTGGGATTCCGCGCTCAACACCGCGGTGAGCTTCGTCACCAACACCAACTGGCAAGGCTACGGCGGCGAGTCGGCGATGAGCCACCTGACCCAGATGCTGGGCCTGACGGTGCAGAACTTCCTGTCCGCGGCCACCGGCATCGCGGTCGCCTTCGCGCTGATGCGCGGCTTCGCGCGCAGCGGGGCGGGCGGCATCGGCAACTTCTGGGTCGATGTCCTGCGCATCACGCTGTGGCTGCTGCTGCCGCTGTCCGCCGCGCTGGCGCTGGCGTTCGCGGCGCAGGGCGTGATCCAGAACCTGTCGCCCGACCTGACGGTCACGCTGCTCGAACCGCTGCATACCGATGCGGGTGCGGTCAGCACGCAGACGCTGGCCATGGGGCCGGTCGCCTCGCAGGAGGCGATCAAGATGCTGGGCACCAATGGCGGCGGCTTCATGAACGCCAATTCGGCCCACCCCTTCGAGAACCCGACGGCGTGGACCAATGTGCTGCAGATGCTGGCCATCTTCGCGATTCCGGCCGGGCTGTGCATGGCCTTCGGTCGCGTGGTCGGCGACCGCCGTCAGGGCTGGGCACTGCTGGCCGCGATGACGGTACTGTTCGTCGCCGCAGTGGTCGGCATCATGTCGCTGGAACAGGCGGGCAACCCGCATTTCGCCGCGCTCGGAGTCGACCAGACCGCCAGTGCGCTGCAGGCCGGCGGCAATATGGAAGGCAAGGAGGTGCGCTTCGGCGTCGCCGCCAGCGCGCTGTTCGCCGCCATCACGACGGCCGCCTCCTGCGGCGCGGTGAACGCGATGCACGCCTCGCTGACACCGCTGGCCGGCGGCATCACGATGCTGCTGATGCAACTCGGCGAGGTGGTGTTCGGCGGCGTCGGTTCGGGTCTGTACGGCATGCTGCTGTTCGCCGTGCTGGCGGTGTTCGTGGCCGGCCTGATGACCGGGCGCACACCGGCCTACCTGGGCAAGAAGATCGAACCGGCGGAAATGAAATGGGTGGCCGTCGCCGTCCTGGTCACGCCGCTGCTGGTGCTGGCCGGCAGCGCGCTCGCGGTGAGCACGGAGGCCGGTCGCGCCAGTCTGCTGAATCCGGCCGCGGCCGGCTTCTCCGAAGTGCTGTACGCCTTCTCGTCGGCCGCCAACAACAACGGCAGCGCTTTCGCCGGCCTGTCGGCCAACACCCCCTTCTACAACCTGACACTGGCGATCGCGATGGCGCTCGGCCGCTTCGCCGTCATCGTGCCGGTGCTGGCGCTGGCCGGTGCGCTGGCCGCGCGCACCCGCGCCATGCGGCAAGCGGGCAGCCAGGACGCGGCAATGCCGACGCACGGACCGATGTTCGTCGTGCTGCTGGTGCTGACCGTGCTGCTGGTCGGCGCGCTCACCTACCTGCCTGCGCTGGCGCTCGGCCCGGTGGTCGAGCACATCAACCTGTATCGCTGAGGACGCACCATGACGAACGCCCTTCATCCTTCGCGCCCGGCCGCCGGACTGCTCGACCCCGCACTGCTGCGCGGCGCGGTGCGCGATGCCTTCATCAAGCTCAATCCGGTGGCGCAGTGGCGCAATCCGGTCATGTTCGTGGTCTGGCTGTGCGCCGTACTGATCAGCGCGCTGTGGCTGCAGGCCCTGACCGGTCAGGGCGAGGCGCCGGCCTGGTTCATCGGCGCCAATGCGCTGTGGCTGTGGTTCACCGTGCTGTTCGCCAACTTCGCCGAGGCGCTGGCCGAAGGCCGCAGCAAGGCGCAGGCCGCCAGCCTGCGCAGCCTGCAGAAGCGCGGCACGGCGAAGAAGCTGCGCGCGCCGCGCCAGGGCGAGCACTGGGACGCGGTCGATACCGGCGCCTTGCGCATCGGCGACGTGCTGCTGGTCGAGGCCGGCGACACCATGCCCTGCGACGGCGAGGTGATCGAAGGCGTGGCCTCGGTGGACGAAAGCGCCATCACCGGCGAATCGGCGCCGGTCATCCGCGAAGCCGGCGGCGATTTCTCGTCGGTCACCGGCGGGACGCGCGTGCTGTCGGACTGGATCGTCGTGCGCTGCACGGTCAATCCGGGCGACAGCTTCCTCGACCGCATGATCGCCATGGTCGAAGGCGCGAAGCGGCGCAAGACGCCGAACGAAGTCGCGCTGACCATCCTGCTGGTGGCGCTGACGCTGGCCTTCCTGATGGCCACCGTCACGCTGCTGCCCTTCTCGCTGTTCGCGGTCGATGCCGGCGGACAGGGCAGCCCGGTCACCGTGACCGCGCTGGTGGCGCTGCTGGTGTGCCTGATTCCGACCACGATAGGCGGCCTGCTGTCGGCCATCGGCGTGGCCGGCATGAGCCGCATGCTGGGCGCCAACGTGATCGCCACCTCCGGCCGCGCGGTCGAGGCGGCGGGTGACGTCGACGTACTGCTGCTCGACAAGACCGGCACCATCACGCTGGGCAACCGCCAGGCCGCCGCCTTCCTGCCGGCGCCCGGCGTGAGCGAGCGCGAACTGGCCGACGCCGCGCAACTCGCCTCGCTGGCTGACGAAACGCCGGAGGGTCGCAGCATCGTCGTGCTCGCCAAACAGAAGTTCGCGCTGCGCGAACGCCAACTGCTGTTGCACGACGCCGTCTTCGTGCCCTTCACCGCGCAGACCCGGATGAGCGGCGTGAACTGGGAGGGCCGGCAGATCCGCAAGGGCGCGGCCGAGGCGGTGCGCCAGCATGTCGAGTCGCTGGGCGGGCAGTTCGCACCGGAACTGCTGCGCATCGTCGAGGACGCCGCCCGCCGCGGCAGCACGCCGCTGGTGGTGGCCGACGGCGAGCGAGTGCTCGGCGTGGTCGAACTGAAGGACATCGTCAAGGGCGGCATCCGCGAACGCTTCGTCGAACTGCGGCGCATGGGCATACGCACCGTCATGATCACCGGCGACAACCGGCTCACCGCCGCTGCCATCGCCGCCGAGGCGGGCGTCGACGACGTGCTGGCCGAAGCCACGCCGGAAGCCAAGCTGGCGCTGATCCGTCGCTATCAGGCCGAAGGCCGCATGGTGGCGATGACCGGCGACGGCACCAACGACGCACCGGCGCTGGCCCAGGCCGACGTCGCGGTAGCGATGAACAGCGGCACGCAGGCGGCGAAGGAGGCCGGCAACATGGTCGACCTCGACAGCAATCCGACCAAGCTGATCGAGGTGGTCGAGATCGGCAAGCAGATGCTGATGACGCGCGGCGCGCTGACCACCTTCAGCATTTCGAACGACGTCGCCAAGTACTTCGCCATCCTGCCAGCCGCCTTCGCCGCCACCTATCCGCAGCTGGGTGCGCTGAACGTGATGCAGCTCGCATCCGGCGAGTCGGCCATCCTGTCGGCGGTCATCTTCAATGCGCTCATCATCGTCGCGCTGATTCCGCTCGCGCTGCGCGGCGTGCAGTACCGCGCGCTCGGTACCGCCGCGCTGCTGCGTCGCAACGGCCTGCTGTACGGCCTGGGCGGTTTCGTCGTGCCCTTCGTCGGCATCAAGCTCATCGACGTGCTGCTCGGCGCGCTGCACCTCACCTGAACACGGAGTCCTGCCATGAACGCCACCCTGAATACCCTGCGTCCTGCGCTGTCACTTTTCCTGCTGCTGTCCGCACTGACCGGCCTCGCCTACCCGCTGCTGTTCACCGCGCTGGCGCAGACGCTGTTCCCCGAACGCGCGGCCGGATCGCTGATCCGCGACGGCGAACAGGTGACCGGCTCGACGCTGATCGGTCAGCCCTTCTCGTCGCCCGGCCACTTCTGGTCGCGCCCGTCGGCCACCGCACCGCAGCCCTACAACGGCGCCGCGTCCGGCGGCAGCAATCTGGGTGCCAACAACCGCGTGCTGATCGACGCGGTGGCACAACGCATCGCCGCGCTGCGCGCCGCCGACCCGGACAACCGCGCGCCGGTGCCGGTCGATCTGGTCACCGCGTCGGCCAGCGGGCTCGACCCGGACATCAGCCTCGCCGCCGCCCGCTACCAGGCGGCCCGCGTGGCGCGGGTACGCGGCCTCGACCCGGCCGCGGTCGACGCGCTGATCGAAGGTCACGCGCGTCATCCGTGGCTGGGCTTCATCGGCGAGCCACGGGTGAATGTGCTGGCGCTGAATCGCGCGCTCGACGCGCTGCGCTGATCATGGACCATGACCTGCTCGTGCTGCTGCTCGGACTGCTGGCGATCGCCGCGCCGCTGGCGCTGGTCGGCTGGCTGGTCGGGCGCAGCAGCGGCCGCGACCGACGTTCCGGACGCTAGACTGCGACGATGACCGACGAACCGACACGGCCCGACCCCGACGCACTGCTCGCCGCCGCGCAGGCGGCGGAGGCGCGCGCCGCGCGCGGCCGGCTGAAGATCTACTTCGGCTCGTCGGCTGGCGTGGGCAAGACCTGGGCCATGCTCGATGCCGCGCAGCGCCTGCGCGAGCAGCAGATCGACGTCGTCGTGGGCATCGTCGAGACGCACGGCCGCAGCGAAACCGCACAGCAGGTGCAGGGGCTGGAACGACTGCCGCGACGTACGCTCACGCTGCAGGGGCGCACGCTGGAGGAATTCGATCTCGACGGTGCGCTGGCGCGCCGACCCGCCGTGCTGCTGGTCGACGAACTGGCGCACAGCAACGCCCCGGGCTCGCGTCACCCGAAGCGCTGGCAGGACATCGACGAACTGCTCGACGCCGGCATCGACGTGTGGACCACGGTGAACGTGCAGCACATCGAAAGCCTGAACGACGTGGTCGGCGGCATCACCGGCATCCGCGTGCGCGAAACGGTGCCGGACCACGTATTCGATTCCGCCTCCGAAGTGGTGCTGGTCGACCTGCCGACCGACGACCTGCTGCGCCGGTTGCGCGAGGGCAAGGTGTATCTGCCGGAGCAGGCCGAGCGCGCGGTGAAGAACTTCTTCCGCAAGGGCAACCTGATGGCGCTGCGCGAACTGGCGCTGCGCCGCACGGCCGAGCGGGTCGAGGAAGACGTGCGCAGCTACCGGCGCGAACACGTCGCGCAGGCCAGCCGCGCGGTATGGCAGGTGAGCGACGCGCTGCTCGCCTGTGTCGGCCCGGACGCCGGCGCCGAGCGCCTGGTGCGCGCCGCGGCCCGCCGGGCGGCGCAGGCCGACGCGCCCTGGCATGCCATCTACATCGAGACACCGGCACTGCAGCGCCTGCCCGAAGCGCGTCGCCGGGCGATACTGGCCACGCTCAAGCTGGCCGAGTCACTGGGTGCAACCACCGCCACGCTGACCGCGCAGGACGCCGCCGTGGCCGCCGTGACCTACGCGCGCGAACACAATCTGGGCACCCTGGTGACCGGCTACTCGCTGCGCGGCAGGGTTGGGTCGCTGTGGCAGCGCGCCACCGGCCGCAGCCACTTCGGCGAGCGGGTGGCGGCACTCGCGCCGGAAATCGAGTTCATGGTGATCGCGCGGCGCGACGACGCGGCACCGGCTTCGCCGCCGCCGGCACAGGAGGAGGACGGCGAGGCGGTCGCACGCTCGCTGCGTGGCTATCTGTGGGCCGGCGCGTCGTGCGCCGCGGTGACCGTGCTGGCGACGCCGCTGCTGCCGTACTTCGACCTCGCCAACATCGTCATGCTCTTCCTGCTGGCGGTGATTGTCATCGCCGTGCGACACGGTCGCCGGGCGGCACTGGCCTCGGCCGTGCTGAACGTGCTGGCCTTCGATTTCTTCTTCGTGCCGCCGCGCTTCACCTTCTCGGTCAGCGACGCGGAATACCTGATCACCTTCGCCGTCATGATGGCGGTCGGTCTGGTGGTCGGCCAGCTCACCGCCTCGCTGCAGTACCAGGCGCGCGTCGCCCGCTACCGCGAAGACCGCGCGCGCAGCCTGTTCGAAATGGCGCGCGATCTCGGTCGCGCGCTGACGCTGGAACAGGTGGCCGAAATCGGCGAACGCGCGGTCGAGCGCGCCTTCCGCGGCGACGCCGCACTGCTGCTGCCGGACGCCGCCGAGCGGCTGGCACCGGCCTCGCCCGACAACGATCGCTTCGCGCCCGATAGCGGCCTTGCGCAGTGGGCTTACGACCACAGCGAGCCGGCCGGCGCCGGCACCGGAACCCTGCCCGGCGCACCGGCGCTCTACCTGCCGCTGCAGGCGCCGATGCGCACGCGCGGCGTCATCGCCGTGAAGCCGGCGCACGCGCGGCTGCTGATGATTCCGGAACAGCGCCAGTTGCTCGACACCTACGCCGCGCTGGTCGCCATCGCCATCGAGCGCGTGCACTTCGTCGCCGTCGCACAGGACACGCTGCTGTCGATGGAATCCGAACGGCTGCGCAATTCGCTGCTGGCCGCGCTGTCGCACGATCTGCGCACGCCACTGACCGCATTGATCGGCATGTCGGAAAACCTGTCCGGCGCGCTGGCGCGCGAAGGTTCCGTGCACGGCCCGGCGATCAACGCCATCGTCGATCAGGCGCGGCGCACCGCGCAGCTGGTGAACAACCTGCTCGACATGGCGCGACTGCAGGCCGGCGCAGTGGCGCTGCGCCACGACTGGCAGTCGCTGGAGGAACTGGCCGGCAGCGCGATCCGCGCCATCGAAGGCGCGCTGGCTCGGCACGTGGTGCGCGTGGACCTGCCGCCCGATCTGCCGCTGCTCTATGGCGACGCCGTGCTGCTCGAACGGGTGCTGGTCAATCTGCTGGAAAACGCCGCCAAGTACACGCCGGCCGGTACGACGATACGCATCACCGCAGCGCGTGACGGCGACGCGATCGCGATCGAGGTGAGCGACGACGGCCCCGGCCTGCCGGCCGGCGATCCGGAAAACCTGTTCCGCAAGTTCACGCGCGGCGAGGCGGAATCGAGCACGCCGGGCGTCGGCCTCGGGCTGGCCATCTGCCGCGCCATCGTGCGTGCGCATGGCGGCGACATCGGCGCTGCCAACCGTCCGCCGCCGGCGCACGGCGCGGTGTTCCGCTGGACCCTGCCGCACCGTGACGCGCCGGCGGGCACCGATCTGCCACCTGCGGCAGACTGTGCGGCATGAGCAGCCTGCAGCCCCCGGTGTCCCGAGTACTGATCGTCGAGGACGATGCGGCGATACGCCGTTTCGTACGTCAGGCGCTGGAGGAGGCCGGACATCAGGTATTCGAGGCCGAGGCGCTGCAGCGCGGCCTGATCGAAGCCGGCACGCGCAAGCCGGATCTGCTGGTGCTCGACCTCGGTCTGCCGGACGGCGACGGCGTTGACCTGATCCGCGACCTGCGCGGCTGGAGCAGCGTGCCGGTCATCGTGCTGTCGGCGCGTACCGGTGACGACGACAAGATCGCGGCACTCGACGCCGGCGCCGACGACTATCTGATCAAACCCTTTTCGGTCGGCGAACTGATGGCACGCGTACGCGTCGCGCTGCGCCGCCGCGGCAACGCCCCGACCGACGCCGCAGGCCCGCTCCACTTCGGCGAGTGCGAACTCGATCTGGCGCGCCGCCTGATCACGCGCGCCGGCGAGCCGGTGCACCTGACGCCG encodes:
- the kdpB gene encoding potassium-transporting ATPase subunit KdpB, which produces MTNALHPSRPAAGLLDPALLRGAVRDAFIKLNPVAQWRNPVMFVVWLCAVLISALWLQALTGQGEAPAWFIGANALWLWFTVLFANFAEALAEGRSKAQAASLRSLQKRGTAKKLRAPRQGEHWDAVDTGALRIGDVLLVEAGDTMPCDGEVIEGVASVDESAITGESAPVIREAGGDFSSVTGGTRVLSDWIVVRCTVNPGDSFLDRMIAMVEGAKRRKTPNEVALTILLVALTLAFLMATVTLLPFSLFAVDAGGQGSPVTVTALVALLVCLIPTTIGGLLSAIGVAGMSRMLGANVIATSGRAVEAAGDVDVLLLDKTGTITLGNRQAAAFLPAPGVSERELADAAQLASLADETPEGRSIVVLAKQKFALRERQLLLHDAVFVPFTAQTRMSGVNWEGRQIRKGAAEAVRQHVESLGGQFAPELLRIVEDAARRGSTPLVVADGERVLGVVELKDIVKGGIRERFVELRRMGIRTVMITGDNRLTAAAIAAEAGVDDVLAEATPEAKLALIRRYQAEGRMVAMTGDGTNDAPALAQADVAVAMNSGTQAAKEAGNMVDLDSNPTKLIEVVEIGKQMLMTRGALTTFSISNDVAKYFAILPAAFAATYPQLGALNVMQLASGESAILSAVIFNALIIVALIPLALRGVQYRALGTAALLRRNGLLYGLGGFVVPFVGIKLIDVLLGALHLT
- a CDS encoding phosphatidate cytidylyltransferase, producing MSAQDKFYWLMGGIGAVLLLSSMIGWVLSRRVSGESGRAVVDNLNARIKAWWIMVAVFAVAFMLGKMATIVMFALISWFALREFMTLTPTRPGDHRALSVSFFIAIPLQYALIADEWYALFSILIPVYGFLLLPSLSVLAQDTEHFLERAAKIQWGVMLTIYCISHVPALLLLDIPDYAGQNALLLFYLLLVVQLSDVLQYVFGKLFGKTKIAPVVSPSKTVEGFVGGALSATAIGAAMWWITPFSPLQAAGMSAAIVIMGFLGGLVLSAVKRSLGAKDWGSMIQGHGGMMDRMDSVSFAAPVFFHLTRYFFTP
- the kdpD gene encoding two-component system sensor histidine kinase KdpD, whose product is MTDEPTRPDPDALLAAAQAAEARAARGRLKIYFGSSAGVGKTWAMLDAAQRLREQQIDVVVGIVETHGRSETAQQVQGLERLPRRTLTLQGRTLEEFDLDGALARRPAVLLVDELAHSNAPGSRHPKRWQDIDELLDAGIDVWTTVNVQHIESLNDVVGGITGIRVRETVPDHVFDSASEVVLVDLPTDDLLRRLREGKVYLPEQAERAVKNFFRKGNLMALRELALRRTAERVEEDVRSYRREHVAQASRAVWQVSDALLACVGPDAGAERLVRAAARRAAQADAPWHAIYIETPALQRLPEARRRAILATLKLAESLGATTATLTAQDAAVAAVTYAREHNLGTLVTGYSLRGRVGSLWQRATGRSHFGERVAALAPEIEFMVIARRDDAAPASPPPAQEEDGEAVARSLRGYLWAGASCAAVTVLATPLLPYFDLANIVMLFLLAVIVIAVRHGRRAALASAVLNVLAFDFFFVPPRFTFSVSDAEYLITFAVMMAVGLVVGQLTASLQYQARVARYREDRARSLFEMARDLGRALTLEQVAEIGERAVERAFRGDAALLLPDAAERLAPASPDNDRFAPDSGLAQWAYDHSEPAGAGTGTLPGAPALYLPLQAPMRTRGVIAVKPAHARLLMIPEQRQLLDTYAALVAIAIERVHFVAVAQDTLLSMESERLRNSLLAALSHDLRTPLTALIGMSENLSGALAREGSVHGPAINAIVDQARRTAQLVNNLLDMARLQAGAVALRHDWQSLEELAGSAIRAIEGALARHVVRVDLPPDLPLLYGDAVLLERVLVNLLENAAKYTPAGTTIRITAARDGDAIAIEVSDDGPGLPAGDPENLFRKFTRGEAESSTPGVGLGLAICRAIVRAHGGDIGAANRPPPAHGAVFRWTLPHRDAPAGTDLPPAADCAA
- the msrB gene encoding peptide-methionine (R)-S-oxide reductase MsrB; this encodes MNRRQLLGLFALHGLGLTTLPLRAETPAPLKLSDAEWKKRLTPAQYAVLREEDTERPGSSPLNAEKRRGTYHCAGCDLALFSSDAKYESGTGWPSFHTALPGALGTKTDYKLILPRTEYHCARCGGHQGHLFNDGPAPTGKRYCNNGVALRFAPAAA
- the kdpE gene encoding two-component system response regulator KdpE produces the protein MSSLQPPVSRVLIVEDDAAIRRFVRQALEEAGHQVFEAEALQRGLIEAGTRKPDLLVLDLGLPDGDGVDLIRDLRGWSSVPVIVLSARTGDDDKIAALDAGADDYLIKPFSVGELMARVRVALRRRGNAPTDAAGPLHFGECELDLARRLITRAGEPVHLTPVEYRLLATLAAHEGQVLTHRQLLRAVWGPNSVEHGHYLRIYMGHLRRKLEADPARPAHLLTETGVGYRFIADAR
- a CDS encoding CDP-alcohol phosphatidyltransferase family protein: MNDADELPNVKNDTDENRRPKDDADGNRRPKDDTDENRRPIAARSAGWAQRSAAWLARTDVTPNQISVVSILFAAAGAALLLWSPTPAGLVGCALAIQGRLICNLLDGMVAVEGGKKSALGALYNEFPDRVADSLLIVALGYAVGWPALGWFGALAAALTAYVRVFGGALGQAQSFRGPMAKQHRMAVMTAACLIGAGELAWAGSQWALQAACVVIAAGSVLTCVTRTQGIARQLTAAGPTC
- the kdpC gene encoding potassium-transporting ATPase subunit KdpC, whose protein sequence is MNATLNTLRPALSLFLLLSALTGLAYPLLFTALAQTLFPERAAGSLIRDGEQVTGSTLIGQPFSSPGHFWSRPSATAPQPYNGAASGGSNLGANNRVLIDAVAQRIAALRAADPDNRAPVPVDLVTASASGLDPDISLAAARYQAARVARVRGLDPAAVDALIEGHARHPWLGFIGEPRVNVLALNRALDALR
- the kdpF gene encoding K(+)-transporting ATPase subunit F encodes the protein MMGTLYGICAALVVALFVYLLWALWRAEDL
- a CDS encoding lysophospholipid acyltransferase family protein, with protein sequence MLISALLIGLTRALVGAAPRWQGSAPSPAQRIYFANHSSHVDTLALWSALPRELRRHTRPVAAADYWNTDAVRRCIAVRGLNAVFIERQRSEATKDPLAPLTEALAAGDSLIIFPEGTRNLQPLPGPFKAGLFHLAERFPDVELIPVYLENLHRCMPKGSFFPVPLICTVRFGAPLARIAGEDKADFLERARQAVIDLA
- the kdpA gene encoding potassium-transporting ATPase subunit KdpA encodes the protein MTAQMWMLLGGFVLAVWLIALPLGRWLALVSERAPRPFAGIESALLRACGVSGEEQGWRGYAGALLLFNLIGVIALYALQRLQPELPLNPQQFAAPTWDSALNTAVSFVTNTNWQGYGGESAMSHLTQMLGLTVQNFLSAATGIAVAFALMRGFARSGAGGIGNFWVDVLRITLWLLLPLSAALALAFAAQGVIQNLSPDLTVTLLEPLHTDAGAVSTQTLAMGPVASQEAIKMLGTNGGGFMNANSAHPFENPTAWTNVLQMLAIFAIPAGLCMAFGRVVGDRRQGWALLAAMTVLFVAAVVGIMSLEQAGNPHFAALGVDQTASALQAGGNMEGKEVRFGVAASALFAAITTAASCGAVNAMHASLTPLAGGITMLLMQLGEVVFGGVGSGLYGMLLFAVLAVFVAGLMTGRTPAYLGKKIEPAEMKWVAVAVLVTPLLVLAGSALAVSTEAGRASLLNPAAAGFSEVLYAFSSAANNNGSAFAGLSANTPFYNLTLAIAMALGRFAVIVPVLALAGALAARTRAMRQAGSQDAAMPTHGPMFVVLLVLTVLLVGALTYLPALALGPVVEHINLYR